One window of Diabrotica undecimpunctata isolate CICGRU chromosome 8, icDiaUnde3, whole genome shotgun sequence genomic DNA carries:
- the LOC140448129 gene encoding facilitated trehalose transporter Tret1-like — protein MITKVNFKDETKDEKSWPQILALLNAALIGMVSGIVFAWPSPYIIRIVADKVNYDITEEQASYFTTVHVIGLFILPVFLVPVVNIIGRKNSLLLVALPYSICFTIKAFTNNLWLLYVARLCGGFGDALLFASMPAYIGEISTPSVRGVWGNAFLCAAYIGQLLINILGSLYTVQQTALMVLVLIAFFLLTFIFRVESPYFLIMKDRSEEAKKSLKILRGKENVELEFNQITLDVKRQMAENGSYLQLINVKANRRALTAATFLRISQLLSGIYVFTSYTQFIFQKAGGNISAQDSSVIYIGAILICYVSASYFSDKLGRRKSYIISIFLSALIMISEGMYFYIDINVPTINMKSIEWLPLAGMLLFVLVSAFGIGLIPTLMLGELFSASVKVKGVCISTMVFAGSSILVNNIFYYLNRYTGLYGPFFFFASCNLISTALAYFIVPETKGKTLEEIQEYLRHK, from the exons ATGATTACTAAAGTGAATTTTAAAGATGAAACAAAGGACGAAAAAAGTTGGCCACAAATTCTTGCCTTGCTAAACG ctGCTTTGATTGGAATGGTAAGTGGCATTGTTTTTGCATGGCCATCACCGTATATTATCAGAATAGTTGCGGATAAAGTAAATTATGATATTACCGAAGAACAAGCTTCCTACTTCACGACCGTCCACGTGATTGGTTTATTTATACTTCCTGTATTTCTGGTACCTGTGGTCAATATTATTGGAAGGAAAAACTCGCTGCTTTTGGTAGCTTTACCATACTCAATTTGTTTTACAATCAAGGCTTTTACAAATAACTTATGGTTGCTGTACGTTGCAAG gTTATGTGGTGGATTTGGCGATGCACTTCTCTTTGCCTCAATGCCTGCCTATATTGGAGAAATTTCTACACCGAGTGTTAGAGGCGTCTGGGGTAATGCCTTTTTATGCGCGGCTTATATTGGCCAATTACTTATAAACATACTGGGCAGCCTTTATACTGTCCAACAAACTGCGTTAATGGTATTAGTTTTGATAGCTttctttttgttgacatttattTTTAGAGTGGAAAGTCCCTATTTTCTAATAATGAAGGATAGATCTGAAGAGGCTAAGAAGAGTTTAAAAATTCTTAGAGGAAAAGAAAATGTCGAATTAGAGTTTAATCAAATTACACTCGATGTTAAGAGACAGATGGCCGAAAACGGTTCTTACCTTCAACTAATTAACGTAAAGGCCAATCGAAGAGCGTTAACGGCTGCTACTTTTCTAAGAATATCGCAACTTCTCTCAGGAATCTACGTATTTACGTCATATACTCAGTTCATTTTTCAAAAAGCAGGTGGTAACATCAGCGCACAAGATTCATCTGTTATTTATATAGGGGCAATATTAATTTGTTATGTAAGCGCCTCCTATTTTTCTGATAAACTAGGAAGAAGAAAATCTTATATAATTTCTATATTCTTATCAGCTTTGATTATGATCTCAGAAGGTATGTACTTTTATATTGACATTAATGTACCGACTATAAATATGAAATCTATAGAATGGTTACCTTTAGCTGGTATGCTGCTATTCGTATTAGTTTCGGCCTTTGGAATTGGACTAATACCAACTTTGATGTTAGGTGAATTATTTTCAGCTAGTGTAAAAGTCAAAGGAGTCTGTATCAGTACTATGGTATTTGCAGGCAGTTCAATTcttgttaataatattttctattaccTTAATAGGTATACTGGACTATATGGTCCGTTTTTCTTCTTTGCTTCCTGCAATCTTATTTCCACTGCTTTGGCATACTTCATTGTACCTGAAACCAAAGGAAAAACTCTAGAGGAAATACAAGAGTATCTTAGACATAagtaa